One window of the Fusobacterium animalis 7_1 genome contains the following:
- the ligA gene encoding NAD-dependent DNA ligase LigA, translating into MEIKKRIEELKNNQTGLTLYSSQELNDLEKIVKLREDLNKYRDSYYNDNKSLISDYEFDILLKELESLEEKYPQYKEISSPTTSVGASLKENKFKKVEHIHPMLSLANSYNIGEIVDFIERIKKKISKEQELKYCLEVKLDGLSISLTYRQGKLVRAVTRGDGLIGEDVTENILEIASIVKTLPQAIDMEIRGEVVLPLASFEKLNNERLEKGEELFANPRNAASGTLRQLDSKIVKERGLDAYFYFLVEADKLGFKSHSESIKFLESMGIKTTGIFELLETSKEIEKRIDYWEKERENLPYETDGLVIKVDEINLWNEIGFTSKTPRWAIAYKFPAHQVSTVLNGVTWQVGRTGKLTPVAELQEVELSGSKVKRASLHNISEIQRKDIRIGDRVFIEKAAEIIPQIVKSIKEDRTGNEKIIEEPVNCPVCNHKLEREEGLVDIKCVNEECPAKVQGEIEYFVSRDALNIMGLGSKIVEKFIDLGYIKTVVDIYDLKNHREALENIDKMGKRSIENLLNSIEESKNRDYDKVIYALGIAEIGKVTSKILAKASKNIDKLMTMTFEELTSIDGIGEIAANEIIAFFAKEKNQKIIQGLKEKGLKFEIKESETNTQNINPNFAGKNFLFTGTLKHFTREQIKEEIEKLGGKNLSSVSKNLDYLIVGEKAGSKLKKAQEIPTIKILTEEEFIELKDKFD; encoded by the coding sequence AATTTGATATTTTATTAAAAGAACTAGAAAGTTTAGAAGAAAAATATCCACAATATAAAGAAATTTCTTCTCCAACCACATCAGTGGGAGCAAGTTTAAAAGAAAATAAATTTAAGAAAGTTGAACATATACACCCTATGTTAAGTTTAGCAAATAGTTATAATATTGGGGAAATTGTAGACTTTATTGAAAGAATAAAAAAGAAAATTTCAAAAGAACAAGAATTAAAATATTGTTTAGAAGTTAAACTTGACGGCTTATCTATCAGTCTAACTTACAGACAAGGAAAACTTGTCAGAGCTGTAACTCGTGGAGATGGACTTATAGGAGAAGATGTTACAGAAAATATTTTAGAGATAGCAAGTATAGTTAAAACTTTACCACAAGCTATTGATATGGAAATCAGAGGAGAAGTTGTACTACCTTTGGCTAGTTTTGAAAAATTAAACAATGAAAGATTAGAAAAAGGGGAAGAGCTTTTTGCTAATCCTAGAAATGCAGCAAGTGGAACTTTAAGACAATTAGATTCTAAAATTGTAAAAGAAAGAGGTTTAGATGCCTATTTTTATTTCTTAGTTGAAGCAGACAAATTAGGTTTTAAATCTCATAGTGAAAGTATAAAATTTTTAGAGTCTATGGGAATAAAAACAACAGGAATATTTGAACTTTTAGAAACTTCAAAAGAAATAGAAAAAAGAATAGATTATTGGGAAAAAGAAAGAGAAAATTTACCTTATGAAACAGATGGTCTAGTAATAAAAGTTGATGAAATAAATTTATGGAATGAAATTGGCTTCACAAGTAAAACTCCTAGATGGGCAATAGCATATAAATTTCCAGCACATCAAGTTTCAACTGTGTTGAATGGTGTAACTTGGCAAGTAGGAAGAACTGGAAAACTAACACCTGTTGCAGAGCTTCAAGAAGTTGAACTATCAGGAAGTAAAGTAAAAAGAGCAAGTTTACATAATATAAGTGAGATTCAAAGAAAAGATATAAGAATAGGAGATAGAGTCTTTATAGAAAAAGCTGCTGAAATTATTCCACAAATTGTGAAATCTATAAAAGAGGATAGAACAGGAAATGAAAAAATTATAGAAGAGCCTGTTAATTGTCCTGTATGTAATCATAAACTTGAAAGAGAAGAGGGCTTAGTTGATATAAAATGTGTCAATGAAGAATGTCCAGCCAAAGTTCAAGGAGAGATAGAATATTTTGTTTCAAGAGATGCTCTAAATATTATGGGCTTAGGTTCAAAAATAGTTGAAAAATTTATAGATTTAGGATATATAAAAACTGTTGTTGATATTTATGATTTAAAAAATCATAGAGAAGCCTTAGAAAATATTGATAAAATGGGAAAAAGAAGTATAGAAAATCTTTTAAATTCAATAGAAGAAAGCAAAAATAGAGATTATGATAAAGTTATCTATGCTTTGGGAATAGCCGAAATTGGAAAGGTTACTTCTAAAATATTAGCAAAAGCTTCAAAAAATATTGATAAATTGATGACTATGACTTTTGAAGAACTGACTTCAATAGATGGAATTGGAGAAATAGCTGCTAATGAAATTATAGCTTTCTTCGCCAAGGAAAAGAATCAAAAAATTATTCAAGGTTTAAAAGAAAAAGGGTTAAAATTTGAAATAAAAGAAAGTGAAACTAATACACAAAATATAAATCCTAATTTTGCTGGAAAAAATTTCTTATTCACAGGAACATTAAAACATTTTACAAGAGAGCAAATAAAAGAAGAAATTGAAAAATTAGGTGGGAAGAATTTAAGTTCAGTTAGTAAAAATTTAGATTACTTAATAGTTGGAGAGAAAGCAGGAAGTAAGTTAAAGAAAGCACAAGAAATTCCAACTATAAAAATATTGACTGAGGAAGAGTTTATAGAACTAAAAGATAAATTTGACTAA
- the secA gene encoding preprotein translocase subunit SecA has product MISSLLKKIFGTKNDREIKALTKEVEKINALESEYEKLSDEDLKNKTNIFKERLKNGETLDDILVEAFATVREASKRVLGLRHYDVQLIGGIVLHQGKITEMKTGEGKTLVATCPVYLNALSGHGVHVITVNDYLAKRDRDQMSRLYGFLGLSSGVILNGLPTDQRKKSYNSDITYGTNSEFGFDYLRDNMVSSLDQKVQRELNFCIVDEVDSILIDEARTPLIISGAAEDKIKWYQISFQVVSMLNRSYETEKIKNIKEKKAMNIPDEKWGDYEVDEKSRVIVFTEKGVKRVEQILKIDNLYSPEYVELTHFLNQALKAKELFKRDRDYLVRDNGEVVIIDEFTGRAMEGRRYSDGLHQAIEAKEGVKIASENQTLATITLQNYFRMYKKLSGMTGTAETEATEFMHTYGLEVVVIPTNLPVIRKDNADLVYKTKKEKINAIINRIQRLYEKGQPVLVGTISIKSSEELSELLKKRGIPHNVLNAKYHAQEAEIVAQAGRYKAVTIATNMAGRGTDIMLGGNPEFMALAEVGSRDDERFPEVLAKYQEQCKEEKEKVLALGGLFILGTERHESRRIDNQLRGRSGRQGDPGESEFYLSLEDDLMRLFGSERVMIWMDRLKLPEGEPITHKWINSAIEKAQKKIEARNFGIRKNLLEFDDVMNKQRTTIYANRNQVLEIDNLKDTIMEMLHKNITEKVYEKFAPEMREDWDIDGLNKYLKNFYAYEEKDDKAYLRSTKEEYIERIYNALVEQYNNKEAELGSDLMRKLEKHILFDVVDNRWREHLKSLDALRESIYLRAYGQRDPVTEYKLISSQIFEEMIATIQEQATSFLFKVIVSTEPVKDEEDEIEEAKIKKVDTKKTDGLCPCGSGKPYEKCCGR; this is encoded by the coding sequence ATGATAAGTAGTTTACTTAAAAAGATTTTTGGTACTAAAAATGACAGAGAAATTAAAGCTCTGACAAAAGAAGTTGAAAAAATCAATGCATTAGAATCTGAATATGAAAAACTTTCAGATGAAGATTTAAAGAACAAAACAAATATTTTTAAAGAAAGATTAAAAAATGGTGAAACTCTTGACGATATTTTAGTTGAAGCATTTGCAACAGTTAGAGAAGCATCAAAGAGAGTTTTAGGTTTAAGACATTATGATGTACAATTAATTGGGGGTATAGTTTTACACCAAGGAAAAATTACAGAAATGAAAACAGGGGAAGGTAAAACTTTGGTTGCAACTTGTCCAGTTTACTTAAATGCCCTTTCAGGACATGGTGTACATGTAATCACAGTAAATGATTACTTGGCAAAAAGAGATAGAGATCAAATGTCAAGATTATATGGGTTTTTAGGTTTAAGTTCAGGAGTTATTTTAAATGGATTACCAACTGACCAAAGAAAAAAATCATATAATTCAGATATAACTTATGGTACAAACTCAGAATTTGGATTTGATTATTTAAGAGATAATATGGTATCAAGTTTGGATCAAAAAGTTCAAAGAGAACTTAATTTCTGTATAGTGGACGAAGTTGACTCAATACTTATAGATGAAGCCAGAACACCACTGATAATTTCAGGAGCAGCAGAAGATAAAATCAAATGGTATCAAATATCATTCCAAGTTGTATCTATGCTTAACAGAAGTTATGAAACTGAAAAAATAAAAAATATTAAAGAAAAAAAAGCTATGAATATCCCTGATGAAAAATGGGGAGATTATGAAGTTGATGAAAAGTCAAGAGTTATAGTATTCACAGAAAAAGGTGTAAAAAGGGTTGAACAAATCTTAAAGATTGATAACCTATATTCACCTGAATATGTTGAATTGACGCACTTCTTAAATCAAGCATTAAAAGCTAAAGAACTATTTAAAAGAGATAGAGATTATCTAGTTAGGGATAATGGTGAAGTAGTAATAATTGATGAATTTACTGGAAGAGCTATGGAAGGAAGAAGATACTCAGATGGACTTCACCAAGCCATAGAAGCCAAAGAAGGAGTTAAAATTGCCAGTGAAAACCAAACTCTTGCAACTATAACTCTTCAAAATTATTTTAGAATGTATAAAAAATTATCAGGAATGACTGGTACTGCTGAAACAGAGGCAACAGAATTTATGCATACTTATGGCTTAGAAGTTGTTGTTATTCCTACTAACTTACCAGTTATAAGAAAAGATAATGCTGATTTAGTTTATAAGACTAAAAAAGAAAAAATCAATGCAATTATTAATAGAATACAAAGACTTTATGAAAAGGGACAACCTGTTCTTGTAGGTACAATTTCAATAAAGAGTTCAGAAGAATTGTCAGAACTTTTAAAGAAAAGAGGAATTCCTCATAATGTATTGAATGCTAAATACCATGCTCAAGAAGCCGAAATAGTTGCCCAAGCAGGTAGATATAAAGCAGTTACAATAGCCACAAATATGGCAGGTAGAGGAACAGATATTATGCTTGGAGGTAACCCAGAGTTTATGGCTCTTGCAGAAGTTGGTTCAAGAGATGATGAAAGATTTCCAGAAGTTTTAGCAAAATATCAAGAACAATGTAAAGAAGAAAAAGAAAAAGTCCTAGCCTTAGGTGGTTTATTTATACTTGGTACTGAAAGACATGAGTCAAGAAGAATAGATAATCAATTAAGAGGAAGATCTGGTAGACAAGGAGACCCAGGAGAATCTGAATTCTATTTATCACTTGAAGATGATTTAATGAGATTGTTTGGTTCTGAAAGAGTAATGATTTGGATGGACAGATTAAAACTTCCAGAAGGAGAACCTATAACTCATAAGTGGATAAATTCTGCTATTGAAAAAGCTCAAAAGAAGATAGAAGCTAGAAACTTTGGAATAAGAAAAAATCTACTTGAATTTGATGATGTTATGAACAAACAAAGAACAACTATATATGCAAATAGAAATCAAGTTCTTGAAATTGATAATTTAAAAGATACAATAATGGAAATGCTTCATAAAAATATTACAGAAAAAGTATATGAAAAATTTGCTCCAGAAATGAGAGAAGATTGGGATATTGATGGATTAAATAAGTATCTAAAAAATTTTTATGCTTATGAAGAAAAAGATGATAAAGCATATTTAAGAAGTACAAAAGAAGAATATATAGAAAGAATTTATAATGCATTAGTTGAGCAATATAATAATAAAGAAGCAGAACTTGGTTCTGATTTAATGAGAAAACTTGAAAAACATATTTTATTTGATGTTGTTGATAATAGATGGAGAGAACATTTAAAATCTCTTGATGCATTGAGAGAAAGTATTTATTTAAGAGCTTATGGTCAAAGAGATCCAGTAACTGAATATAAATTGATTTCAAGCCAAATATTTGAAGAAATGATAGCAACAATTCAAGAACAAGCTACTTCATTCTTATTTAAAGTCATTGTTAGTACTGAACCAGTAAAAGACGAAGAAGATGAGATTGAAGAAGCTAAAATTAAAAAGGTAGACACTAAAAAAACTGATGGATTATGTCCATGTGGAAGTGGGAAACCTTATGAAAAATGTTGTGGTAGATAA
- the rny gene encoding ribonuclease Y, protein MDLLIFLGLSFLALALIFTIFFKKIVIDRQIEKLNDLEDEVEKAKLKAKEIVEEAERDAVSKSKEIELKAKEKAYQIKEEIEKEARNSKNEIAQKEARIIKKEEILDGKIEKIEIKSLELEKINDELEEKRKEIDGLKVKQEEELSRVSELTKADAREILLHKIREEMTHDMAVTIREFETKLDEEKEKISQKILSTAIGKAAADYVADATVSVINLPNEEMKGRIIGREGRNIRTIEALTGVDVIIDDTPEAVVLSCFDGVKREIARLTIEKLITDGRIHPGKIEEIVNKCKKEIEKEIIAAGEGALIELSIPSMHPEIIKTLGRLKYRTSYGQNVLTHSIEVAKIASTMAAEIGANVELAKRGGLLHDIGKVLVNEIETSHAIVGGEFIKRFGEKQSVINAVMAHHNEVEFETVEAILVQAADAVSASRPGARRETLTAYIKRLENLEEIANSFEGVESSYAIQAGRELRIVINPDKISDDEATLMSREVAKKIEDTMQYPGQIKVTILRETRAVEYAK, encoded by the coding sequence ATGGACTTACTGATATTTTTAGGATTAAGTTTTCTAGCATTAGCCTTGATTTTTACAATCTTCTTCAAAAAAATAGTTATTGATAGGCAAATTGAAAAGCTGAATGATTTAGAAGATGAAGTTGAAAAAGCTAAATTAAAAGCTAAGGAAATTGTTGAAGAGGCTGAAAGGGATGCTGTTTCCAAATCTAAGGAAATAGAATTAAAAGCTAAGGAAAAGGCTTACCAAATAAAAGAAGAAATTGAAAAGGAAGCTAGGAACTCAAAAAATGAAATAGCTCAAAAGGAAGCTAGAATTATTAAAAAAGAAGAAATTTTAGACGGGAAAATTGAAAAAATTGAAATTAAAAGTTTAGAATTAGAAAAAATTAATGATGAACTTGAAGAAAAAAGAAAAGAAATTGATGGTTTAAAAGTAAAACAAGAAGAAGAACTTTCAAGGGTTAGTGAGCTTACAAAAGCAGATGCAAGAGAGATTTTATTGCATAAAATAAGAGAAGAGATGACTCATGATATGGCAGTTACTATAAGAGAATTTGAAACTAAACTTGATGAAGAAAAAGAAAAAATTAGTCAAAAAATTCTTTCTACTGCTATTGGAAAAGCTGCTGCTGACTATGTAGCTGATGCAACAGTATCAGTTATTAATCTACCAAATGAAGAAATGAAAGGTAGAATAATTGGTAGAGAAGGTAGAAATATTAGAACCATTGAGGCTTTAACAGGTGTTGATGTGATTATAGATGATACACCAGAAGCTGTTGTACTTTCTTGTTTTGATGGTGTAAAAAGAGAGATTGCAAGACTTACAATAGAAAAATTGATTACTGATGGTAGAATACATCCAGGTAAGATAGAAGAAATTGTAAATAAATGTAAAAAAGAAATTGAAAAAGAAATAATTGCTGCTGGTGAAGGAGCTCTTATAGAGCTTTCTATACCTTCAATGCACCCAGAAATTATTAAAACACTGGGAAGATTAAAATATAGAACAAGCTATGGACAAAATGTTTTGACTCACTCAATAGAAGTTGCAAAAATTGCTTCAACAATGGCTGCTGAAATAGGTGCTAATGTTGAACTTGCAAAAAGAGGAGGTTTACTTCATGATATAGGTAAGGTTCTTGTCAATGAAATTGAAACTTCCCATGCTATTGTTGGTGGAGAATTTATAAAAAGATTTGGTGAAAAACAAAGTGTTATAAATGCTGTTATGGCTCACCATAATGAAGTTGAATTTGAAACTGTTGAAGCTATACTTGTTCAAGCTGCCGATGCTGTGTCTGCTTCAAGACCTGGTGCTAGAAGAGAAACTCTAACAGCATATATTAAGAGATTAGAAAATCTTGAAGAAATAGCAAACTCATTTGAAGGTGTAGAATCTTCTTATGCTATTCAAGCAGGTAGAGAATTAAGAATAGTAATCAATCCAGATAAGATTAGTGACGATGAAGCAACATTGATGTCAAGAGAGGTTGCTAAAAAGATTGAAGATACTATGCAATATCCAGGACAGATAAAGGTTACTATTTTAAGAGAAACAAGAGCAGTGGAATATGCAAAATAA
- a CDS encoding STAS domain-containing protein, with amino-acid sequence MENNFEILERVKDDVQIIEINGELDAFVAPKLKETFNKLIEKDITKYIVDFKGLIHINSLAMGILRGKLQVVREMGGDIKIINLNKHIQTIFETIGLDEIFEIYKNEEEALKSFK; translated from the coding sequence ATGGAAAATAATTTTGAAATTTTAGAAAGAGTAAAAGACGATGTACAAATTATAGAGATTAATGGAGAATTGGATGCATTTGTTGCCCCTAAATTAAAAGAGACTTTCAATAAACTTATTGAGAAAGATATTACAAAATACATTGTTGACTTTAAAGGACTTATCCATATTAACAGTCTAGCTATGGGAATTTTAAGAGGAAAATTACAAGTGGTTAGAGAAATGGGTGGAGATATTAAGATAATCAATCTTAATAAACATATCCAAACTATATTTGAAACCATAGGATTAGACGAAATATTTGAAATTTATAAAAATGAAGAAGAAGCATTAAAAAGTTTCAAATAA
- a CDS encoding ATP-binding protein: MENFEKEINRIKIFIPSFLSSLSTVRAMVRVYLREHRISELDEIQLLSVVDELTTNAVEHAYRYDKGEIKIVLNFYKKTIFLTVEDFGKGYDEKLDSKEDGGFGLSIARKLVDVFEIEKKTKGTVFKVEKRIKEAV, translated from the coding sequence ATGGAAAATTTTGAAAAAGAAATAAATAGAATAAAAATATTTATTCCTTCTTTTTTAAGTAGCTTATCCACAGTTAGAGCTATGGTCAGAGTTTATCTCAGAGAACATCGTATAAGTGAGTTAGATGAAATACAACTACTTTCAGTTGTAGATGAATTGACTACCAATGCAGTAGAACATGCATATAGATATGATAAAGGCGAGATAAAAATAGTGCTAAATTTTTATAAGAAAACTATTTTCTTAACTGTTGAAGATTTTGGTAAAGGTTATGATGAGAAACTGGACAGTAAAGAAGATGGTGGGTTTGGTTTATCAATTGCTAGAAAGTTAGTAGATGTTTTTGAAATTGAAAAGAAAACAAAAGGGACAGTTTTTAAAGTTGAAAAAAGAATTAAGGAGGCAGTATAA
- the miaA gene encoding tRNA (adenosine(37)-N6)-dimethylallyltransferase MiaA gives MNILNRAIVIAGPTGVGKTKISIDLASELNAEIISSDSAQVYKGLNIGTAKITEKEMQGIKHHLIDIVEPISKYSVGNFEKDVNKILNQNPEKNFLLVGGTGLYLNSVTNGLSILPEADKKTREYLTTLDNQALLELALKYDEEATKEIHPNNRVRLERVVEVFLLTGQKFSKLSKKNIKNNNFKFLKIALERDRENLYDRINKRVDIMFEQGLVDEVKNLYKIYGEKLYKLNIIGYNEIIDYINGKISLDEASYRIKLNSRHYAKRQFTWFKADKEYQWFNLDKVSEQEIVKTIYTLFNIKA, from the coding sequence TTGAATATTTTGAATAGAGCTATTGTTATAGCAGGTCCTACTGGAGTTGGTAAGACAAAAATTTCAATAGATTTAGCTAGTGAATTAAATGCAGAAATTATATCTTCTGACTCAGCTCAAGTTTATAAAGGATTAAATATTGGAACTGCTAAGATAACAGAAAAAGAAATGCAAGGAATAAAACATCATTTAATAGATATTGTTGAACCTATATCAAAATATAGTGTTGGAAATTTTGAAAAAGATGTAAATAAAATATTAAATCAAAATCCTGAAAAGAATTTTTTATTGGTTGGTGGAACAGGATTATATTTAAATTCTGTAACTAATGGACTGTCTATTTTACCAGAAGCCGATAAAAAGACTAGGGAATATTTAACAACTTTGGATAATCAAGCCCTACTTGAATTAGCTTTAAAATATGATGAAGAAGCCACAAAAGAAATACATCCTAATAATAGAGTTAGGTTAGAGCGAGTTGTTGAAGTTTTTTTATTGACTGGACAAAAATTTTCAAAACTTTCAAAAAAAAATATTAAGAACAATAATTTTAAATTTTTAAAAATTGCTTTGGAAAGAGATAGAGAAAATCTATATGACAGAATAAATAAAAGAGTGGATATAATGTTTGAACAGGGTTTAGTTGATGAGGTAAAAAATTTATATAAAATTTATGGTGAAAAATTATACAAATTAAATATAATAGGTTATAATGAAATTATAGATTATATAAATGGTAAAATTAGCTTAGATGAGGCAAGTTATAGAATAAAATTAAATTCAAGACATTATGCTAAAAGACAATTTACTTGGTTCAAAGCAGATAAAGAATATCAATGGTTTAATCTTGATAAAGTTTCAGAGCAAGAAATTGTAAAGACTATATACACACTGTTTAATATCAAGGCTTGA
- the obgE gene encoding GTPase ObgE, whose amino-acid sequence MFIDEVIITVKAGNGGDGSAAFRREKFVQFGGPDGGDGGKGGDVIFIADSNINTLIDFKFKKLFKAGNGENGQKKQMYGKKGEDLIIKVPVGTQVRDFTTGKLILDMSVNGEQRVLLKGGKGGYGNVHFKNSIRKAPKIAEKGGEGAEIKVKLELKLLADVALVGYPSVGKSSFINKVSAANSKVGSYHFTTLEPKLGVVRLEEGKSFVIADIPGLIEGAHEGVGLGDKFLRHIERCKMIYHIVDAAEIEGRDCIEDFEKINYELKKFSEKLAHKKQIVIANKMDLIWDMKKYNKFKDYLTEKGIEIYPVSVLLNEGLKEVLYKTYDMLCHIERESLEEETDISKLLKELKIEKEDFEITRDEENAIVVGGRIVDDVLAKYVIGMDDESLVTFLHMMRSLGMEEALQEFGVEDGDTVKIADVEFEYFE is encoded by the coding sequence ATGTTTATAGATGAAGTTATAATAACAGTGAAAGCTGGGAATGGTGGAGATGGCTCTGCTGCTTTCAGAAGAGAAAAGTTTGTCCAATTTGGAGGACCGGATGGTGGAGATGGAGGAAAAGGTGGAGATGTAATTTTTATTGCTGATTCCAATATCAATACTCTTATTGATTTTAAATTTAAAAAATTATTTAAAGCAGGAAATGGAGAAAATGGACAAAAGAAACAAATGTATGGAAAAAAAGGTGAAGATTTAATAATTAAAGTTCCAGTTGGAACACAGGTTAGAGATTTTACAACTGGAAAATTAATTCTTGATATGAGTGTAAATGGAGAGCAAAGAGTTTTATTAAAAGGTGGAAAAGGTGGATATGGAAATGTCCATTTTAAAAATTCTATAAGAAAAGCCCCAAAGATAGCAGAAAAAGGTGGAGAAGGAGCAGAGATAAAAGTTAAGTTAGAATTAAAACTTTTAGCTGATGTTGCTCTTGTTGGCTATCCATCAGTTGGGAAGTCAAGTTTTATAAATAAGGTTTCTGCTGCAAATTCAAAAGTTGGAAGTTATCATTTTACAACTCTTGAACCAAAACTTGGAGTTGTAAGATTGGAAGAAGGGAAATCTTTTGTTATAGCAGATATACCAGGACTTATTGAAGGAGCACATGAAGGAGTTGGCTTAGGAGATAAATTTTTAAGACATATTGAAAGATGTAAAATGATCTATCATATAGTTGATGCTGCTGAAATTGAAGGTAGAGATTGTATTGAAGATTTTGAAAAAATCAATTATGAATTAAAAAAGTTCAGTGAGAAGTTAGCTCATAAAAAGCAAATAGTTATAGCTAATAAAATGGATTTAATTTGGGATATGAAAAAATACAATAAATTTAAAGATTATTTAACAGAAAAAGGAATTGAAATTTATCCAGTGTCTGTACTTTTAAATGAAGGTTTAAAAGAAGTTCTATATAAAACTTATGATATGTTATGTCATATTGAAAGAGAATCTTTGGAAGAAGAAACAGATATTTCAAAATTATTGAAAGAATTAAAAATAGAAAAAGAAGATTTTGAAATTACAAGAGATGAAGAAAATGCAATAGTTGTTGGTGGAAGAATAGTAGATGATGTTTTAGCAAAATATGTAATAGGAATGGATGATGAATCATTGGTAACTTTCTTACATATGATGAGAAGTTTAGGAATGGAGGAAGCTCTACAAGAATTTGGTGTAGAAGATGGAGATACAGTAAAAATAGCTGATGTAGAGTTTGAATATTTTGAATAG
- a CDS encoding AAA family ATPase, translated as MKRIPIGIDNFRKIMKEDFYYVDKTKFIDELIYDGSQVKLFTRPRRFGKTLNMSMLKYFFDIRNNEENRKLFNGLDIENSKYIDEQGKYPTILISLKGIKGNTWQENLTQLKILIRELYNEFEYIREVLNESELKVFDNIWLGEKNGEYTNSLKNLTAFLYKYYKKEVVLLIDEYDIPLITAYKYGYYDEAINFYKIFLGEALKSNQYLKTGVLTGIIRVIKAGIFSDLNNLKVYSILNKEYSEFFGFTENDVIEALKYFNIEYELPEVKSWYDGYRFGNSELYNPWSILNFLQSKELEPYWVGTSENFLIKNVLKEATTDTNDILENLFNGEDVEEAISGTSDLSILMDSKEVWELLLFSGYLTVKEKIDSDIYSLRLPNKEIKNLFKKEFINIHFGISLFRKTMEALKNLKFNDFEKYFQEIMLKSTSNWDTSKEAFYHGLSLGMLSYLDNDYYVTSNFEAGFGRYDVILEPKNKNNRAFILEFKVSDDENKLEKLSQEAIKQIEEKKYDVNLKARSFENITLVGIAFYGKKLKVSYK; from the coding sequence ATGAAAAGAATTCCAATAGGCATAGATAATTTTAGAAAGATAATGAAAGAAGATTTTTATTATGTAGATAAAACAAAATTCATAGATGAGTTAATATATGATGGCTCACAAGTAAAATTATTTACCCGTCCAAGAAGATTTGGAAAAACATTAAATATGTCTATGCTAAAATATTTCTTTGATATCAGAAATAATGAAGAAAATAGAAAATTATTTAATGGTTTAGATATAGAAAATTCAAAATATATAGATGAACAAGGGAAATATCCGACTATTTTAATTTCTTTAAAAGGTATAAAAGGAAATACTTGGCAAGAAAACTTGACACAATTAAAAATTTTGATTAGAGAATTATATAATGAATTTGAATATATAAGAGAAGTTTTAAATGAAAGCGAATTAAAAGTTTTTGATAATATATGGCTTGGTGAAAAAAATGGTGAATATACTAATTCTTTAAAAAATTTAACAGCTTTTCTATATAAATACTATAAAAAAGAGGTTGTTTTATTAATAGATGAATATGATATCCCTTTAATTACAGCATATAAATATGGATATTATGATGAAGCTATAAATTTCTATAAAATATTCTTAGGAGAAGCATTAAAATCTAATCAATATTTAAAAACAGGAGTTTTAACTGGAATAATTAGAGTTATTAAGGCAGGAATATTTTCAGATTTGAATAATTTAAAAGTATATTCGATTTTAAATAAAGAATATTCTGAATTTTTCGGTTTTACAGAAAATGATGTGATAGAGGCATTAAAATATTTTAATATAGAATATGAATTACCAGAAGTTAAATCTTGGTATGATGGTTATAGATTTGGAAATTCAGAACTTTATAATCCTTGGAGTATTTTAAACTTTTTACAATCAAAGGAATTAGAACCCTATTGGGTAGGAACATCAGAAAACTTTTTAATAAAAAATGTATTGAAAGAAGCTACAACAGATACTAATGATATTTTAGAAAATTTATTTAATGGAGAAGATGTGGAAGAAGCAATATCTGGAACATCTGATTTGTCTATATTAATGGATAGTAAAGAAGTATGGGAATTATTACTATTTAGTGGTTATTTAACAGTAAAAGAAAAAATAGATAGTGATATTTATTCTTTAAGATTGCCAAACAAAGAAATTAAAAATCTATTTAAAAAAGAATTTATCAATATACACTTTGGAATAAGTTTATTTAGAAAAACAATGGAAGCATTAAAAAATCTTAAATTTAATGATTTTGAAAAGTATTTTCAAGAGATAATGTTAAAATCAACAAGTAATTGGGATACAAGCAAAGAGGCTTTTTATCATGGATTATCCTTAGGAATGTTAAGTTATTTAGATAATGATTATTATGTAACATCTAATTTTGAAGCAGGTTTTGGAAGGTATGATGTGATATTGGAACCTAAGAATAAAAATAATAGAGCCTTTATATTAGAATTTAAAGTATCTGATGATGAAAATAAGTTAGAAAAGTTATCACAAGAAGCAATTAAGCAAATTGAAGAAAAAAAATATGATGTAAATTTAAAAGCAAGAAGTTTTGAAAATATAACTCTTGTTGGAATAGCTTTCTATGGAAAGAAGCTGAAAGTTAGTTATAAATAA